One segment of Erigeron canadensis isolate Cc75 chromosome 2, C_canadensis_v1, whole genome shotgun sequence DNA contains the following:
- the LOC122587821 gene encoding uncharacterized protein LOC122587821 encodes MATKPKKNLAIRIITTPYRMMSKAKDFYIKSIINCSNHTTYGRAGVMTGMPRSFSTTSYASTDSAAEDLRELIRANSTSRMGDLNLSRAELELYVKQQLMRARSASVGMGRIDEDAPISDVDGKMKIDGLRSKSYAGTTKTNLNTFSKS; translated from the coding sequence atgGCTACCAAACCAAAGAAAAATTTGGCCATAAGGATCATCACAACACCTTATCGTATGATGTCAAAAGCAAAAGATTTCTATATCAAAAGTATCATAAACTGCTCTAATCACACAACCTACGGCCGGGCAGGAGTTATGACAGGGATGCCAAGAAGCTTTAGTACAACCTCGTATGCGTCGACAGATAGCGCAGCCGAGGATCTAAGAGAGCTCATAAGGGCGAATTCGACGTCTAGAATGGGAGATCTTAACTTAAGTAGGGCCGAGCTTGAGTTGTACGTAAAACAACAATTGATGCGAGCTAGAAGTGCGAGTGTTGGCATGGGAAGGATTGATGAAGACGCACCGATTTCGGATGTTGATGGAAAGATGAAGATAGATGGATTGAGAAGCAAGTCTTATGCAGGAACAACGAAAACAAATCTGAACACATTTTCCAAAAGTTGA
- the LOC122587037 gene encoding ER membrane protein complex subunit 2-like: MVSKTEESQLQQLENQVENGGGGAWEYLSLVRKLKLRRSDKVLKHGLTILNDSKKRSDLGPDEWTLYEQVAIAALDCQSLEVAKDCIKALQKKFPESKRVGRLEAMLLEAKGSWTEAEKAYSSLLEENPVDQVISMRRVAMAKARGDILGAIDWLNKYLEIFMADHDGWRELAEIYVSLQMYKQAAFCYEELILSQPMIPLHHLAYADVLYTIGGLENLQTAKKYYASTIELTGGKNTRALYGICLCTSAIAQLTKGRNNEDKDISALAAAALEKDYKQISPDKVSLLRSTLNSLKLQ; the protein is encoded by the exons ATGGTGAGTAAAACAGAGGAATCACAGTTACAACAACTTGAGAATCAAGTTGAaaacggtggtggtggtgcttgGGAATATCTTTCTCTTGTTCGTAAGCTAAAACTACGTCGTTCTGATAAGGTCCTAAAACATGGTTTAACTATCTTGAATGATTCCAAGAAAAGATCCGATCTTGGCCCAGATG AATGGACTCTATATGAGCAGGTAGCTATTGCTGCTCTTGACTGCCAATCCCTTGAAGTTGCAAAG GATTGCATAAAGGCTTTACAGAAGAAGTTTCCAGAAAGCAAGCGAGTTG GTAGACTAGAAGCCATGTTGCTTGAAGCAAAGGGCTCTTGGACCGAGGCCGAGAAAGCTTATTCTAGCCTTTTAGAGGAGAACCCCGTTGATCAA GTTATTAGCATGAGGAGGGTAGCCATGGCAAAGGCACGGGGGGATATATTAGGAGCCATTGACTGGCTCAATAAATATCTTGAGAT atTCATGGCAGATCATGATGGCTGGAGAGAACTCGCTGAAATATATGTTTCATTGCAAAT GTATAAACAAGCAGCGTTCTGTTATGAGGAACTAATTTTATCTCAACCTATGATACCTCTGCATCACCTGGCTTATGCTGAT GTGCTTTACACAATTGGTGGACTGGAAAACCTTCAGACAGCTAAGAAATATTATGCCTCCACCATAGAATTAACAGGAGGGAAAAACACCCGAGCACTATATGGAATTTGCTTG TGCACATCTGCAATTGCACAGCTGACTAAAGGAAGGAACAATGAGGACAAAGATATCTCGGCGCTGGCAGCTGCAGCATTGGAAAAGGATTACAAGCAGATTTCTCCTGACAAAGTTTCTTTGCTCAGGTCTACTCTAAACAGCTTGAAACTTCAATAG